The Cellvibrio polysaccharolyticus genomic interval CCCGGACCGGATGCCGATTACGGCCTCCGGTTGTTTTTTTATTTAAGTCCATGCTCTTTTCAGGTACGCGTTAATGAACAATCCACACCAGTCCTCTGCACCCAAAGCGCCTTCTGCTGCCACTCGCCGCATGGCTCGCCATTACGGGATGCAGGCGCTGTATCAATGGCAAATGGCCGGCTCCAGCCTGAATGCTATCGAGGCAGAATTTCGCACCGATAACGACATGAAGAATGTAGATGTCGACTATTTTCATGATCTTCTTCATGGTGTGCCTGAGCATCTGAGTGAAATTGAAGCGCTGTTTCAGCCGTATCTGGTTGAACGTGCGTTGGACGAGCTGGACCCGGTAACCGAGTCGCTGCTGCGTCTGGCTTGTTACGAACTGCGTTTCCGTATTGATGTGCCTTATAAAGTAGTCATCAATGAGGCCGTTTCACTGGCCAAAAAATTTGGTGCCGAAGACAGCCATAAATTTATCAATGGCGTGTTGGACAAGGTCTCCGCACAGGTGCGGGCGCCTGAATTCAATGCCAATCGCCAGCGTTAATGTCATTTTCGCCGGTGGCTGATCAGGGGAAGGTAATGGGCGAATTTGAACTGATAAGAAAGTTTTTTCAGCGCGAACAAGCCGAAAATCCAGCTCCCGGTGTCATTCAGGGGATTGGCGACGATTGCGCCATCCTCGCCTTGCCGACCGCGCAACATCTGGCCATTTCTGTCGATACCCTGGTAGAAGGGGTGCACTTTCCGGTGGGGGCAGATCCCGAGTTGCTTGCCGAACGTGCGCTGCGCACCAACCTCAGTGATCTGGCTGCCAGTGGTGCCAGCCCTTTGTGGTTTACCCTGGCGCTTACCTTGCCGACCGTTGAAGAAGACTGGTTGCGTTTGTTCAGTCGGGGTCTGTTTGCTGCAGCCAATGAATATGGTTGTGTGCTGGTAGGCGGCGATACCACCAAAGGCCCTCTGACCGTTACCGTGCAGATTATGGGCAGTGTTGAGCCGCATCTCGCGCTGCGTCGCGACGGTGCCAGCGCCGGTGATTTTGTGCTGGTCACCAATACCATTGGTGATGGCGCTGCAGCGCTGGCTGCTATTCAGGAGCGCATTGCGCTAACTGACGAGCATCGCGCCTGGTTGCAGGAAAAATTTTACCGGCCGGTGCCGCGTCTCAAGGAATCGGCATTATTACGGGGCATCGCCAGCGCCGCGCTGGATATTTCCGATGGCTTGCTGGCTGACCTTGGCCATATTTGTCATGCCAGTGATGTCGGGGCGGTGATTGATGTGGCCAGCCTGCCGTTCTCGGCCGCCATGCAATCACTCAACGATATTGAACAGGCACGCGCCTGGGCGCTGGGCGGCGGCGATGACTACGAACTTTGTTTTACGGTATCGCCGGATGCCATGCCGGACCTCGCGCTGTTGATCGCCCGGGGCGAACTGCAAGCGACCATCGTCGGTGAGCTGGTGCCCGGTGCCGGTGTGGTTTGCGAACTGGACGGCGAACTCTATCGACCCGCTCAACAAGGCTACCAGCATTTCTCATGAGTGATTCTTCAGTAAAACCCTCGGCGAAAACTGTTTTCAGTAACCCTGACCATTTTTTTGCGTTCGGTTTTGGCAGTGGCCTCGCGCCCAAAGCGCCAGGTACTTTTGGTACGCTTGCCGCTATCCCTATCTTTTTATTGATTCAGGATTTGAGCTGGCCGCTGTATGTATTCTGGTTGGTCATCACCTTTTGTGTGGGCGTTTACTGGTGTGACCGCAGCTCGCGTGCGCTGGGTGTGCATGATCACGGTGGTATTGTCTGGGATGAAATGGTGGGCTACTGGCTGACCATGTTTCTGGCTCCGGCCGGCTGGCAGTGGATGTTGGCCGGTTTTGTTTTGTTTCGTATTTTCGATATCGTCAAACCCTGGCCTATCAATGTGATTGATCGCAAAGTGGGTGGCGGTTTCGGCATCATGGTTGATGATGTGTTGGCGGCGGTTTATGCCTGGCTGGTATTGCAAGGCTTTGCCTGGTGGCTGCTGTAAAGGATTTTTTGCGGTCAGGAGATGGCCTATGTTGCGCTGGATGATGGCGGTTTGCGTTGTGGTTTTTTCATTACAGGCCAGTGCGGTTGATGTCCGGGTACTGATGTTATCGGAACAAAAAGCCCTGTTATCGATTGATGGCAAGCAACGCATGGTTCAGGAGGGCAGCAAAACGCCGGAAGGTGTACTGCTGGTTTCTGCCAACCAGCAACGAGCGGTGATCGAGTGGCAGGGCGAGCGTAAAACCTTGCAGTTGAACCGGCAAATTGCCAGCCGTTTTAACGGCGCCGAAAAATCGCAGGTCAGTATCGCTTCCAACAAAAGCGGGCACCATGTCACACCGGGGCGTATTAACGGTTTTCCGGTAGATTTTATGGTCGATACCGGCGCCACCCTGGTGTCAATGAATTATTTGACCGCCGAGCGCCTGGGTATTGATTACCGCGCTGGTCGACCGGTAAAAATTCACACCGCCAATGGTGTGGCCGATGCATTTCGGGTGGTGCTCAACCGTGTTGCGGTGGGCACCATCGAGTTAAATCAGATTGATGGCGTTGTCAGCACCACCTCATCGCCGGAAGTTATTTTGCTGGGCAACAGTTACCTCGGCAAAGTGGACTTGCGGGTAGAGGGTGGTGTTATGTTTCTGCAACAAAAATAGTGGAACAGGTTGCAGGCTGTTTTTGCTTCAACGGTCGCCAGACGGTTCGTGCTGTTGATTGTTTATTGTTAGAGGTTTGTCTGTGACTATTCGTTTTGTAGCGTCCTCGAAATTACCCACCGCGATGGGCATGTTCACCATGCACGGTTTCGCTGATGATGAAACCGATAAAGAGCATGTGGTGTTGACCATGGGCGATCTGTCGGGTGATGAGCCGGTGTTGGCGCGCGTGCACTCCGAGTGTTTGACCGGCGATGCGCTGTTCAGTTTGCGTTGCGATTGCGGCCCGCAGTTGCAGGCCGCTATGCATAAAATCGCGCTGGAAGGTCGTGGGGTGATTTTCTATTTGCGTCAGGAAGGTCGCGGCATTGGATTGTTGAATAAAATCCGTGCTTACCATTTGCAAGACAGTGGTGCCGACACCGTTGAAGCCAATGAAGAGTTGGGTTTCGGTGCTGACATGCGCGATTACTCCATCCTCAAGCCGATGCTGGAACATTTGCAGATCCACACCCTGAAACTGCTGACCAACAATCCGCGCAAGGTAAAAGCTTTGCAGGATATGGGCATTGCTATTGCCGAGCGCCTGCCGCACCAGACTGGCCGCAATCCGCACAATGCCCATTATCTGGAGACTAAAAAAGGTAAACTCGGACATATGTTCGAATTTGTAGAAAATAACCCGCAGGACGAAAAATAACCGTCATTGATGCGATAATGCGCCCCAGGGCCGTAGTGGAAACGTGTATGACTTTAAGAATTGCCATTGCCGGTGCAGCCGGTCGTATGGGAAAAGCCCTGATTGAAGCCACCCATGCGGCTTCATTTGCTTCACTAACCGCGGCGACGGTTCGCCCCGGAAGTTCGCTGACCGGCGCCGATGCGGGTGAGTTGGCCAGTGTTGGCAAGCTGAATGTATTTTTGGTTAACGATTTGGCCGCAGTTATTGACCAGTTCGATGTGTTGATTGATTTCAGCTCTACCTCGGCCACGCTGGCCAATCTGGCGTTGTGTGCTGAACACGGCAAGCCGGTGGTGATTGGTACGACCGGTTTTAATGAACAGGAAAAAGCCGAGGTGCTCGCCTGGCAGAGCCGCATTCCTTTGTGTTTGTCTGCCAACTACAGTACCGGCGTGAATCTTTGCTTCAAGTTGCTCGATATCGCCGCTCGCGTTATGGCAGAAGATGCCGACGTGGAAGTGTACGAAGCGCACCATCGCCACAAAGTGGATGCTCCGTCGGGAACCGCTTTGCGGATGGGCGAAGTACTGGCTAATGCGCTGGGCCGCGATTTGAATAAAGTGGCGGTGTATGGCCGTGAAGGTCAAACCGGTGCGCGCGACCGCGACACCATCGGTTTTGCTACCGTACGCGGTGGCGATGTCGTGGGTGATCACACCGTGATGTTCCTGTCGGAAGGCGAGCGCGTGGAAATTACCCACAAAGCCTCCAGCCGTCAGGCATTTGCCCGTGGTGCGGTACGCGCTGCGCAGTGGTTGTCTGAACAACAGCCAGGCTTGTTTGATATGCAGGACGTACTCGGTTTGCGCGAATAAGCGGGCGGCGCAGAGTTTGATTGGCCGCCAATGAACCATGCAAGGCTTTGGCGGTCAGTAAGGCAGTTCCGATTGACTCGAATAACGGTTCAGGTTCAGTGCATGAACACTGTTCCTCCAGACAGACAGAATCGCCGGTTGGCGACTACTTGGGAAAATGCTGCATGAATAAAGATTGTTTCTGGCGCTCATTGAATCGCAGCGCATTATTGGTGTCTCTGGTTGCCGGTTCATTGGTGCTCGCCGCATGCGGTGGTAGCAGCAGTAATAAATCCTCCTCTTCCAGTAGCAGCGTTGTCTCTTCATCGTCCAGTAGCTCATCCATTGTGCCTCCGGGCAGCGGTGTGTGGCCGGAACTGAATGTGACTTCGGCTAATCCTGGCAGCCTTACCATCAAGTGGTCTGCCGTCAGTGGCGCTACCCATTACAATCTGCTGAAAAATGCAGACGGTGGCAGTGGTTACGAAACCGTTGCCGAAAACCTCACCGAAACCACCGCTACCGATTTTATCAGTGTGCATTTGCATGACTGGGTTAACGCCAGCTATCTGGTTGAAGCTTGTAATGCAGGCTCCTGCCAAACATCCACACCGGCCTTTACCGCGTCGGCGATGCTGGATTCCATTGCTTATCTCAAAGCTTCCAACACCGATGCCAACGACTGGTTTGGCTGGAGTCTGGCGCTGTCTGACGATGGCTCTACGCTCGCTGTCGGTGCGCCGGCAGAAGATAGCCGCGCAACCGGTGTTAATGGCGACCAGGCGGATAACAGCAGCCGTGCTTCCGGCGCGGTGTATGTGTTTGTGAAAGAAAATGGTTTGTGGGCGCAGCAGGCTTACATTAAGGCTTCCAATACTGAACAACCGACCGAAGATGTCACCCAATATCTGCCAAACGACCGTTTTGGTTATCGCGTAGCTTTGTCTGCTGACGGTAATCGCCTGATCGTTTCAGCCTACAACGAAGACAGTGGCGCTGCCGGTGTCAACTGTGACCAGGGCAACTTCCTGACTACTGTGACTACCAGCAGCGAAAGCTCCAAGGTTGTTCATGCTGATATCAACACTGGTGCGGTTTATGTGTTTACCCGTACCGATAGCGAGTGGGAACAGGAGGCGTATATCAAGCCTTCAAATACCTGGGCCGGGCAGAATTTTGGCCACAGCCTGGCCATTTCCGGAGACGGTAATCTGCTGGCAGTTTCCATGCCGACTGAAGCGCTTAACCTGACTGGTGTGCAAGCTACCAGCAGCGAAAGCAGTGTTTGTGTGCCGGCCAACCAGGTACCAAGCAGCATCAGTTCTACTTCGAGTAGCTCCAGCTCTTCCAGCAGCGTATCTACCAGCAGTACATCCAGCTCGAGCAGTGCGATTTTTGCTGAAAATTCCGGTGCTGTTTATATCTACGAGCGTAGCGAAGACGGACAATGGACTCAGCAGTTTTATGTGAAAGCCTCCAACACTGGCGCTGGCGATGCGTTTGGCGCAAGTGTAGCGCTGGCTCGTGATGGCTCTACGTTGGCTGTGGGTGCTACCGGTGAAGACAGCTCTGCCACCGGTATTAATGGTGCGCAAACTGATAGCACATTTGCATACCGGGCGCCGAGCGCCTATTTCGCTTCTAATTATCCCTACAATGCCGGTGCTGTGTATGTGTTCCGTCGTGCTGATAGTGGCTGGGCACAGCAAGCTTATGTAAAACCGGGTAATGTCATGCCTAATCAGGCATTTGGTGTCAGTGTGTCGCTGTCTGATAACGGTGATCGTTTGGCGGTCGGTGCGCCAGGTGATGCCAGCAGGTCTACCGGTGTTAATGGCGATGCAGCAAATTATGAAATGGTAAACGCTGCACACGACGGCAGCTGGGCTGGAATTACCGGTTACGGGGCAGCCTATATTTTCGACTTTAACGGTAGCGCCTGGGCTCAGGCGGCCTACGTCAAAGCATCCAATGCCAACGCCGATGATAACTTCGGGATGAATGTTTCCTTGTCGGCGGATGGTTCCGCACTGGCTGTTGGCACCTCTGCCGAGCAAAGTCTGGCCAAAGGTATCAATGGTAACGAAACCGAAAGATCTGGCAGTACGGTAGGTGCGGTCTATGTCTACCGCTTGGATGCAGGCAATTGGGCGCAAACTTCCTATGTGAAACCGTCCAATACCCGCGCCGGTCATCGCTTCGGAACCAGTTTGTCTCTTTCTGAAGATGGCAAAGCTATGGCGGTTGGTACCCATCGTGATGCCTCTGCGGCAACCGGTACAGGTGGCGACCAGGAAGACACATCGGCCCCTTCAGCAGGTGCGGTCTACGTTTATTGATCCTCCCCAACGGCAGCCTTCGGGCTGCCGTTTTTCTTTCCCTCCCGTATTCCTGCTGATTACTCCACGCTCTGATAACGCTCAATTAAAGTTGTTTGCATTCGATGTTTTTTTACTTTGAATAATTATAATAAAGCGCTTTATAAAATAAAGTAATTGTCGTACATTGCTGTTGTTGCTGCAGAAAGATGGTGTTTCGATTGTTATTACGAGTCGAGAAAGGTGGGCAAGGAATACATTCAGTGGAGAAAAATATGGCAGATTTATCGCAATTAAAGGCTGATGTGGATTTTATGAAATCCATGGCCGTTGAAGGAGGGCAGGTGCCGTTGAACGGTGGCTGGCCGCTTTTCCTGGCTGGTTTGATCTTTGGCGCCGCAGCTTTGGTGCATTATGTGAGTGTGTCGTTTGAGACTATTTCCGGTCTAACGACGCTGGCTATCTGGGGCGGCGCCCTGTTGGTGTATGCACTGTTCGGGATTTTGTGGGGCATAAAAAATCGTGCTGTATTGAAAGTTCAGGGAAATAAAAATCGACTGGTCGGCGCGACCTGGGGTGGGGTTGGTTTCTCAATTTTTGTTTTCAGTGTAGCGCTGGCTATTTGTTCCTGGCGTTTGCAAAATTCGGGGCTGGGAACACTGATGATGCCAATGGTGTTGGTGCTGTACGGACTGGGCTGGATTATTACGGCTGAAGTGTCTGCGCAACGCTGGATGACCTGGGTGGGAGTGGGCTGTTTTATTATCACGCCGCTGATTGCCTGGCTGTCATTACAGCCGGAACAATTGCTGGTTTACGCGCTGGCACTGGTTTGCTCTGCATTGATACCCGGATGGATCCTGATGGCCAGAGAGAAGGCTCCGCGATGAGCGAGTTATTCTCACTCGACTCGGTTGATGACGTTATTCATGGTCGTTTACGGCTGGGAATTATGGCCTACCTGCTTGGCTCGGGCGACACTGACTTCGCACAACTGAAAGCCAAAACCGCAGCGACTGATGGCAATTTGTCCGTCCAATTGCGCAAGCTTGAAGAGGCTGGATACGTCGAGATTAGCAAAGGTT includes:
- the thiL gene encoding thiamine-phosphate kinase, whose amino-acid sequence is MGEFELIRKFFQREQAENPAPGVIQGIGDDCAILALPTAQHLAISVDTLVEGVHFPVGADPELLAERALRTNLSDLAASGASPLWFTLALTLPTVEEDWLRLFSRGLFAAANEYGCVLVGGDTTKGPLTVTVQIMGSVEPHLALRRDGASAGDFVLVTNTIGDGAAALAAIQERIALTDEHRAWLQEKFYRPVPRLKESALLRGIASAALDISDGLLADLGHICHASDVGAVIDVASLPFSAAMQSLNDIEQARAWALGGGDDYELCFTVSPDAMPDLALLIARGELQATIVGELVPGAGVVCELDGELYRPAQQGYQHFS
- the dapB gene encoding 4-hydroxy-tetrahydrodipicolinate reductase produces the protein MTLRIAIAGAAGRMGKALIEATHAASFASLTAATVRPGSSLTGADAGELASVGKLNVFLVNDLAAVIDQFDVLIDFSSTSATLANLALCAEHGKPVVIGTTGFNEQEKAEVLAWQSRIPLCLSANYSTGVNLCFKLLDIAARVMAEDADVEVYEAHHRHKVDAPSGTALRMGEVLANALGRDLNKVAVYGREGQTGARDRDTIGFATVRGGDVVGDHTVMFLSEGERVEITHKASSRQAFARGAVRAAQWLSEQQPGLFDMQDVLGLRE
- the ribA gene encoding GTP cyclohydrolase II, which encodes MTIRFVASSKLPTAMGMFTMHGFADDETDKEHVVLTMGDLSGDEPVLARVHSECLTGDALFSLRCDCGPQLQAAMHKIALEGRGVIFYLRQEGRGIGLLNKIRAYHLQDSGADTVEANEELGFGADMRDYSILKPMLEHLQIHTLKLLTNNPRKVKALQDMGIAIAERLPHQTGRNPHNAHYLETKKGKLGHMFEFVENNPQDEK
- the nusB gene encoding transcription antitermination factor NusB — its product is MNNPHQSSAPKAPSAATRRMARHYGMQALYQWQMAGSSLNAIEAEFRTDNDMKNVDVDYFHDLLHGVPEHLSEIEALFQPYLVERALDELDPVTESLLRLACYELRFRIDVPYKVVINEAVSLAKKFGAEDSHKFINGVLDKVSAQVRAPEFNANRQR
- a CDS encoding phosphatidylglycerophosphatase A family protein translates to MSDSSVKPSAKTVFSNPDHFFAFGFGSGLAPKAPGTFGTLAAIPIFLLIQDLSWPLYVFWLVITFCVGVYWCDRSSRALGVHDHGGIVWDEMVGYWLTMFLAPAGWQWMLAGFVLFRIFDIVKPWPINVIDRKVGGGFGIMVDDVLAAVYAWLVLQGFAWWLL
- a CDS encoding retropepsin-like aspartic protease family protein — its product is MLRWMMAVCVVVFSLQASAVDVRVLMLSEQKALLSIDGKQRMVQEGSKTPEGVLLVSANQQRAVIEWQGERKTLQLNRQIASRFNGAEKSQVSIASNKSGHHVTPGRINGFPVDFMVDTGATLVSMNYLTAERLGIDYRAGRPVKIHTANGVADAFRVVLNRVAVGTIELNQIDGVVSTTSSPEVILLGNSYLGKVDLRVEGGVMFLQQK
- a CDS encoding FG-GAP repeat protein encodes the protein MNKDCFWRSLNRSALLVSLVAGSLVLAACGGSSSNKSSSSSSSVVSSSSSSSSIVPPGSGVWPELNVTSANPGSLTIKWSAVSGATHYNLLKNADGGSGYETVAENLTETTATDFISVHLHDWVNASYLVEACNAGSCQTSTPAFTASAMLDSIAYLKASNTDANDWFGWSLALSDDGSTLAVGAPAEDSRATGVNGDQADNSSRASGAVYVFVKENGLWAQQAYIKASNTEQPTEDVTQYLPNDRFGYRVALSADGNRLIVSAYNEDSGAAGVNCDQGNFLTTVTTSSESSKVVHADINTGAVYVFTRTDSEWEQEAYIKPSNTWAGQNFGHSLAISGDGNLLAVSMPTEALNLTGVQATSSESSVCVPANQVPSSISSTSSSSSSSSSVSTSSTSSSSSAIFAENSGAVYIYERSEDGQWTQQFYVKASNTGAGDAFGASVALARDGSTLAVGATGEDSSATGINGAQTDSTFAYRAPSAYFASNYPYNAGAVYVFRRADSGWAQQAYVKPGNVMPNQAFGVSVSLSDNGDRLAVGAPGDASRSTGVNGDAANYEMVNAAHDGSWAGITGYGAAYIFDFNGSAWAQAAYVKASNANADDNFGMNVSLSADGSALAVGTSAEQSLAKGINGNETERSGSTVGAVYVYRLDAGNWAQTSYVKPSNTRAGHRFGTSLSLSEDGKAMAVGTHRDASAATGTGGDQEDTSAPSAGAVYVY
- a CDS encoding winged helix-turn-helix domain-containing protein is translated as MSELFSLDSVDDVIHGRLRLGIMAYLLGSGDTDFAQLKAKTAATDGNLSVQLRKLEEAGYVEISKGFVGKKTVTGVTLTEQGRQAFIRYLDNMQNLINEATGTV